Proteins from one Faecalibacterium sp. I3-3-33 genomic window:
- a CDS encoding DHH family phosphoesterase, which produces MKRKPRWTLEMLTASLAVLCGLLLLVLLVQRPTAWPLLAVLVVLWGIGAALFRCKLRSWVVRWTSGTTFEKSKVQFSLEPLSQPAALLSGETVLWYNSQFRTRLLGGQDVLASRVQKLLPGLDLQLCRKREGQLLTLADGYWSVHSSTVPGEAESMTLLVLNEETELRRIEAEYKASRPGYLAFQLDGYDDVFGDLMDSERARLLEGVNRILEDMIGRGSGFLRRVGSGGRYIAVVEERQLEQFANRGYDVLDKIRALDPGVSLSMSIGIGRGARTLREAQDMAEHALDMAQGRGGDQAAEMTLDGFTFYGGVSHGVEKRSKVRSRLVADQLVKLIKEADHVVIMGHRMSDLDAIGAAEGVLRICKICDVPAVIAVRRDATLAASLIDALCKAGQKDDFIDPKDALPIISKRTLCIVVDTYQVGLVESKDILEKCGKVAVIDHHRKGVGYIENPALVCHEPYSSSASELVTELLQYVGERDDKPNRVEAEGLLAGILLDTQDFTLHTGVRTFEAAAALRRYGAETERVRRLFDVTMVEYNAKADLVEKAQMYKNCAISIGGEVAPEARVAIAQAANDLLRIQGVDASFVAVQVGNGVNVSARSMGAVNVQVIMESLGGGGHQTMAAAQLKHITPQAARSRIQDAIDQYYLSQKKTTPEARPAKGE; this is translated from the coding sequence ATGAAACGTAAACCAAGATGGACACTGGAAATGCTCACGGCCAGTCTGGCGGTGCTGTGCGGCCTCTTGCTGCTGGTGCTGCTGGTGCAGCGCCCTACGGCATGGCCGCTGCTGGCCGTGCTGGTGGTGCTGTGGGGCATAGGGGCAGCCTTGTTCCGCTGCAAGCTGCGCAGCTGGGTGGTGCGCTGGACAAGCGGCACCACGTTTGAAAAATCCAAGGTGCAGTTCAGTCTGGAGCCCCTTTCCCAGCCTGCGGCGCTGCTTTCCGGCGAGACGGTGCTGTGGTACAACAGCCAGTTCCGCACCCGTCTGCTGGGCGGGCAGGATGTGCTGGCCAGCCGGGTGCAGAAGCTGCTGCCCGGGCTGGATCTGCAGCTGTGCCGCAAGCGTGAGGGGCAGCTGCTGACCCTTGCCGACGGCTACTGGAGCGTGCACAGCTCCACCGTGCCCGGCGAAGCCGAAAGCATGACCCTGCTGGTGCTGAACGAGGAGACCGAGCTGCGCCGCATTGAGGCAGAGTATAAGGCCAGCCGTCCGGGGTATCTTGCCTTTCAGCTGGACGGTTACGATGATGTGTTCGGGGATCTGATGGACAGCGAGCGCGCCCGCCTGCTGGAGGGCGTCAACCGCATTCTGGAGGATATGATCGGGCGCGGCAGCGGCTTTCTGCGCCGGGTAGGCAGCGGCGGCCGCTACATCGCAGTGGTGGAGGAGCGCCAGCTGGAGCAGTTCGCCAACCGCGGCTACGATGTGCTGGATAAGATCCGCGCACTGGACCCCGGCGTGAGCCTTTCGATGTCCATTGGTATCGGACGCGGTGCACGCACCCTGCGGGAAGCGCAGGATATGGCCGAGCACGCGTTGGACATGGCGCAGGGACGCGGCGGCGATCAGGCCGCTGAGATGACGCTGGATGGCTTTACCTTCTACGGAGGCGTGAGCCATGGTGTGGAAAAGCGCAGCAAGGTGCGCAGCCGCCTTGTGGCCGACCAGCTGGTCAAGCTGATCAAGGAAGCCGACCATGTGGTCATCATGGGTCACCGCATGAGCGATCTGGATGCTATCGGCGCAGCCGAGGGCGTGCTGCGCATTTGCAAAATATGCGATGTGCCGGCGGTCATCGCCGTCCGGCGGGACGCCACGCTGGCTGCCAGCCTGATCGATGCGCTGTGCAAGGCGGGGCAGAAGGATGACTTCATTGATCCCAAGGACGCCCTGCCCATCATTTCTAAGCGTACCCTGTGTATCGTGGTGGATACATATCAGGTGGGCCTTGTGGAAAGCAAGGACATTCTGGAAAAATGCGGCAAGGTTGCTGTCATCGACCACCACCGCAAAGGTGTGGGCTACATTGAGAACCCGGCGCTGGTCTGCCACGAGCCCTATTCTTCCTCGGCCAGCGAGCTGGTCACCGAGCTGTTGCAGTATGTGGGCGAGCGGGACGACAAGCCCAACCGCGTGGAAGCCGAAGGTCTGCTTGCTGGTATCCTGTTGGATACGCAGGACTTTACCCTGCACACCGGTGTGCGCACCTTTGAAGCCGCAGCTGCCCTGCGCCGCTACGGCGCAGAGACCGAGCGGGTGCGCAGGCTGTTCGATGTGACCATGGTGGAGTACAATGCCAAGGCCGATCTGGTGGAAAAGGCGCAGATGTACAAAAACTGTGCCATCTCCATTGGCGGCGAGGTCGCCCCGGAAGCCCGGGTCGCCATTGCGCAGGCCGCCAACGACCTGCTGCGCATTCAGGGCGTGGACGCCAGCTTTGTGGCAGTGCAGGTGGGCAACGGGGTCAACGTCTCTGCCCGCAGCATGGGTGCCGTGAATGTGCAGGTGATCATGGAGTCGCTGGGCGGCGGCGGTCATCAGACCATGGCAGCAGCCCAGTTAAAGCATATCACCCCGCAGGCGGCACGTAGCCGCATTCAGGATGCTATCGACCAATATTATCTCTCCCAGAAAAAGACTACGCCGGAAGCACGACCGGCAAAAGGGGAATAA
- the mreC gene encoding rod shape-determining protein MreC, whose product MKDFFDTWKFKILVAVAVFLVGIMAYAGANGRLTAAPQELLGVILTPFQKAAAVVSGGVGAVWEKYTSIDEVMEQNEQLEAENAELRQQMVDYDRLKAENEAYKALANIQKKNSNATYVSGFVIGRDPLDEFGGFTLDKGTADGVAVNNAVISDRGYLLGMVVEADPTSCKVMTILHPSFNAAGVVSRTRENGILNGNTTYAADGLCTLTNLERSTETRAGDQVITTGLGGVFPPDLLVGTVQDVVPEASGKSSIAVVRPGADPRTAKHVFIITAY is encoded by the coding sequence TTGAAAGATTTTTTTGATACCTGGAAATTCAAGATCCTTGTGGCCGTGGCGGTATTTCTGGTGGGCATCATGGCCTACGCCGGTGCCAACGGCCGCCTGACCGCCGCCCCGCAGGAGCTGCTGGGCGTGATCCTGACCCCTTTCCAGAAGGCGGCGGCTGTGGTCAGCGGCGGCGTGGGTGCGGTGTGGGAAAAATACACCAGCATCGACGAGGTCATGGAGCAGAACGAGCAGCTGGAAGCGGAAAACGCTGAGCTGCGCCAGCAGATGGTGGACTACGACCGCCTCAAGGCCGAAAACGAAGCCTACAAGGCGCTGGCTAATATTCAGAAAAAGAACAGCAACGCTACCTATGTGTCCGGCTTTGTCATTGGACGCGACCCGCTGGATGAGTTCGGCGGTTTCACATTGGACAAGGGCACCGCAGACGGTGTGGCGGTGAACAATGCTGTTATCAGTGACCGGGGCTATCTGCTGGGTATGGTGGTGGAAGCCGACCCGACCAGCTGCAAGGTGATGACCATCCTGCACCCCAGCTTCAATGCGGCGGGCGTGGTCTCCCGCACCCGGGAAAACGGCATCCTGAACGGCAACACCACCTATGCAGCGGACGGTCTGTGCACCCTGACCAATCTGGAGCGCAGCACCGAGACCCGCGCGGGCGATCAGGTCATTACCACCGGTCTGGGCGGGGTGTTCCCGCCGGATCTGCTGGTGGGCACGGTGCAGGACGTGGTGCCGGAAGCCAGCGGCAAATCCTCCATTGCGGTGGTGCGCCCCGGTGCCGATCCCCGCACCGCCAAGCATGTTTTTATCATTACTGCGTACTAA
- the mreD gene encoding rod shape-determining protein MreD — protein MESRRKRSRSQLLKWGCYVLALFVCAALQTTPGLFQLGEAKPLLVLPLCLAVAVFEGEFAGALLGTVGGLLWDYAAGRTVGMLALELLLLCFGVSVLVQLYLQVNPGNFAAVSAMTALLVLSLDWLFFYYMPGYTGAALRYVAFVLPSAVLTIPAALLAFWLVQRIHDGFGIDNGVA, from the coding sequence ATGGAATCTCGCCGCAAGCGCAGCCGCAGCCAGCTGCTGAAGTGGGGCTGCTATGTGCTGGCGCTGTTTGTGTGCGCCGCTTTGCAGACCACGCCCGGGCTGTTCCAGCTGGGGGAGGCAAAGCCACTGCTGGTGTTGCCGCTGTGTCTGGCGGTGGCAGTATTTGAAGGAGAGTTTGCCGGAGCACTGCTGGGCACGGTAGGCGGCCTTTTGTGGGACTACGCCGCCGGGCGCACGGTGGGTATGCTGGCGCTGGAACTGCTGCTGCTCTGCTTTGGGGTATCGGTGCTGGTGCAGCTGTATTTGCAGGTGAACCCCGGCAACTTTGCCGCCGTAAGCGCTATGACGGCGCTGCTGGTGCTCTCGCTGGACTGGCTGTTTTTCTACTATATGCCGGGTTATACCGGCGCTGCGCTGCGGTATGTTGCCTTTGTACTGCCCAGTGCGGTGCTGACCATCCCGGCGGCGCTGCTGGCTTTCTGGCTGGTGCAGCGCATCCATGACGGGTTTGGGATCGACAACGGTGTGGCCTGA
- the mgsA gene encoding methylglyoxal synthase codes for MTIALIAHDSKKELMVQFCTAYCRILSQHKLVATGTTGKMISEATGLQVQRFLAGVQGGDQQIASRIACNEIDLLLFFRDPINAKPSEPNEMTLLRLCDVHNIPMATNIATAEVLIHGLERGDLDWRDIVHPQN; via the coding sequence ATGACGATTGCCCTGATCGCGCATGACTCCAAAAAGGAGCTGATGGTTCAGTTCTGCACGGCGTACTGCCGTATTCTGAGCCAGCATAAATTGGTGGCGACCGGCACGACCGGCAAAATGATTTCCGAGGCCACCGGCCTGCAGGTACAGCGCTTTTTGGCCGGGGTGCAGGGCGGCGACCAGCAGATCGCGTCCCGCATTGCCTGCAACGAGATCGACCTGCTGCTGTTTTTCCGCGACCCCATCAATGCAAAGCCCAGCGAGCCGAATGAGATGACCTTGCTGCGCCTGTGCGATGTGCACAACATCCCCATGGCCACCAACATCGCCACCGCCGAGGTGCTGATCCATGGCCTTGAGCGCGGAGATCTGGACTGGCGCGATATCGTGCACCCGCAAAACTAA
- a CDS encoding ATP-binding protein, with product MSDAFLPGNGFDTYETQDKVLVSMDGTVDCGVVVRILQQQGFGVVGAVVQLDAEQNAWAAAARQAAEALGIECIVLKAEALADQPAAVLGSGNDARFAALLTAADKLGIQYIATGHHARVELGSDGVHAVCPAVDTALDESAALAALPQDTLARLLLPLGEFTAADVQEMAQDFKVNGTV from the coding sequence ATGAGCGACGCATTTTTGCCCGGCAACGGGTTCGACACCTATGAAACACAGGACAAGGTGCTTGTCAGCATGGACGGCACCGTAGATTGCGGCGTTGTGGTACGCATTTTGCAGCAGCAGGGCTTTGGTGTAGTCGGGGCTGTGGTGCAGCTGGATGCTGAACAGAACGCATGGGCAGCAGCCGCACGGCAGGCTGCTGAGGCTCTTGGCATCGAGTGCATCGTGCTCAAGGCGGAGGCACTGGCAGACCAGCCCGCCGCGGTACTGGGCAGCGGCAACGACGCCCGGTTTGCCGCCCTGCTGACCGCTGCCGACAAGCTGGGCATCCAGTACATTGCCACCGGGCACCACGCCCGGGTGGAGTTGGGCAGCGACGGCGTGCACGCGGTCTGCCCCGCTGTGGACACCGCACTGGACGAGAGCGCCGCGCTGGCGGCGCTGCCGCAGGACACCCTTGCCCGGTTGCTGCTGCCCTTGGGCGAGTTTACCGCCGCCGACGTGCAGGAGATGGCACAGGATTTTAAAGTGAACGGAACGGTCTGA
- a CDS encoding peptidoglycan D,D-transpeptidase FtsI family protein, which translates to MNENERKVVVRRMLLLIAVACIIMGLYTFRLIFLQLVNGDSFKAKATNTTDYKFTVTAARGNIVDSTGKRIATTSTGYNVVLNKLQMGDQNLDTMLQQIVELLRQNDEKWLDTLLISEPDAAGNYTFTDSADSTSDQKTLADMKETLGLQQYATANDVMEMLVEKNQLESFSLPWQRVLAGIHYEMDRQAFSNVNNFIMAENVSQVTVATIKEHSLTLPGVEIVETSTRSYEQGDILPAVLGRVGKITAEKWKVTDENGQVTYPLKEKGYNMNDVIGISGLESVYEDELRGKDGVETITRNSDGVIVDTKITTVPEPGHTVQLTINSDFQRAVDKAFANNIDMINRVYNTGDMKAAAGAAVVLDVKDGSVLAASNYPSFDQNLYATNYSEYSADPSLPLFNRALQGLYTPGSTFKPAVAVAALDSGLINQYSTVNCTGVYTYYKDYHPRCTRHGHSGNIDVVTAIKWSCNIFFYDVGRRLTSDVYDAYAYKLGLGQRTGVEVNEAVGRLTKKTDKNYTSSLDIQAAIGQGNTVVSPIQLATYAATLANNGVRYRTHFVKAILDTNTGEVLSETQPEVMDIIEGNGNTFDLVRQGMTLVPSTISGKISGYPIAIACKTGTPQRSETYASGKHYLNAMMIAYLPADDPEIAIGITVEYGGYGARTGDLVVDIANAYFAMKDGTLKVDPYVDPRTVAQEDAAASDTAAQTAPDAANDAQTDATAAEPQQTTAPAGVTEEENNDAMLAQ; encoded by the coding sequence ATGAACGAAAATGAACGCAAGGTCGTGGTGCGGCGGATGCTGCTGCTCATCGCAGTGGCCTGCATCATCATGGGGTTGTATACCTTCCGGCTGATCTTTTTGCAGCTGGTCAATGGGGACAGCTTCAAGGCAAAAGCCACCAACACCACGGATTATAAGTTCACGGTCACCGCCGCGCGCGGCAATATCGTGGACAGCACCGGCAAGCGCATCGCCACCACCAGCACCGGCTATAATGTGGTGCTGAACAAGCTGCAGATGGGGGATCAGAATCTGGACACCATGCTGCAGCAGATCGTGGAGCTTTTGCGCCAGAACGATGAAAAATGGCTGGATACCCTGCTCATCAGCGAGCCGGATGCCGCCGGGAACTATACCTTTACGGACAGCGCCGACAGCACCAGCGACCAGAAAACGCTGGCAGACATGAAGGAGACGCTGGGCTTGCAGCAGTACGCCACCGCCAACGATGTGATGGAGATGCTGGTGGAGAAAAACCAGCTGGAAAGTTTTTCTCTGCCGTGGCAGCGGGTGCTGGCGGGCATCCATTACGAGATGGACCGACAGGCCTTTTCCAACGTGAACAACTTCATCATGGCGGAAAATGTCAGTCAGGTGACGGTGGCTACCATCAAGGAGCATTCCCTCACTTTGCCGGGCGTGGAGATCGTGGAGACCAGCACCCGCAGCTATGAGCAGGGGGATATCCTCCCCGCTGTGTTGGGGCGCGTGGGCAAGATCACCGCCGAAAAGTGGAAGGTGACCGACGAAAACGGTCAGGTGACCTATCCGCTCAAGGAAAAAGGCTATAACATGAACGATGTGATCGGCATCTCCGGCCTGGAGTCCGTGTACGAGGACGAACTGCGCGGCAAGGACGGCGTGGAGACCATCACCCGCAATTCGGACGGTGTGATCGTGGATACCAAGATCACCACCGTGCCGGAGCCGGGACATACCGTGCAGCTGACCATCAACAGCGACTTTCAGCGTGCGGTGGACAAGGCTTTTGCCAACAACATTGATATGATCAACCGGGTGTACAACACCGGCGATATGAAGGCCGCCGCCGGTGCTGCGGTGGTGCTGGATGTGAAGGACGGCAGCGTGCTGGCGGCCTCCAACTACCCCAGCTTTGACCAGAACCTGTATGCTACCAACTATTCCGAGTACAGCGCCGACCCCAGTCTGCCCCTGTTCAACCGGGCGCTGCAGGGCTTGTATACCCCCGGCTCCACCTTTAAACCGGCGGTGGCGGTAGCGGCGCTGGACAGCGGCCTGATCAACCAGTACTCCACCGTCAACTGCACCGGCGTGTACACCTATTATAAGGATTACCACCCCCGCTGCACCCGCCACGGCCACAGCGGCAACATTGATGTGGTCACCGCCATCAAGTGGAGCTGCAACATCTTCTTCTACGATGTGGGACGCCGCCTGACCAGTGACGTCTACGATGCCTACGCCTACAAGCTGGGTCTTGGCCAGCGCACCGGCGTGGAGGTGAACGAGGCCGTGGGACGTCTGACCAAAAAGACGGATAAAAACTACACCTCATCGCTGGATATTCAGGCCGCTATCGGGCAGGGCAACACGGTGGTAAGCCCCATCCAGCTGGCTACCTACGCCGCCACGCTGGCCAATAACGGCGTGCGCTATCGCACCCACTTTGTCAAGGCGATTCTGGATACCAACACCGGCGAGGTGCTCAGCGAGACCCAGCCGGAGGTGATGGATATCATCGAGGGCAACGGCAACACCTTTGATCTTGTGCGGCAGGGCATGACACTGGTGCCCAGCACCATCAGCGGTAAGATCTCCGGCTACCCCATTGCCATCGCCTGCAAGACCGGCACCCCCCAGCGCAGCGAGACCTACGCTTCGGGCAAGCACTACCTGAACGCTATGATGATCGCCTACCTCCCGGCAGACGACCCGGAGATCGCCATCGGCATCACGGTAGAGTACGGCGGCTACGGCGCCCGTACCGGCGATCTGGTGGTGGATATCGCCAACGCCTACTTTGCCATGAAGGACGGCACGCTGAAGGTTGACCCCTATGTGGACCCGCGCACCGTGGCGCAGGAGGATGCCGCAGCATCGGATACCGCTGCCCAGACCGCCCCGGATGCTGCGAATGATGCACAGACCGATGCCACAGCCGCGGAGCCGCAGCAGACGACTGCCCCCGCAGGGGTGACTGAGGAAGAAAACAACGATGCAATGCTTGCGCAGTAA
- the glf gene encoding UDP-galactopyranose mutase codes for MKQYDYLIVGAGLFGAVFAHEAKKAGKKCLVIDKRDHIAGNIYTENVEGINVHRYGAHIFHTNNKAVWQYVNRFAEFNRYTNSPVANYHGQIYNLPFNMNTFNKMWGVVTPAEAKAKIEEQKAAAGITDPQNLEEQAISLVGTDIYEKLIKGYTGKQWGRPCTELPAFIIKRLPVRFTYDDNYFNALYQGIPNGGYTAMVEKMLADTEVRLNVDYLADKAALDALAEKVVYTGPVDAYFGYRLGALQYRSVRFETEVLDTDNYQGNAVVNYTDAETPYTRIIEHKHFEFGTQPKTVISREYSAEWKKGDEPYYPVNDEKNGALYAQYKALADAEPGVIFGGRLGEYKYYDMDKVIEVALDVAAKELA; via the coding sequence ATGAAACAGTACGATTATCTCATCGTTGGTGCCGGTCTGTTCGGTGCCGTGTTTGCCCACGAGGCCAAAAAGGCAGGCAAAAAGTGTCTGGTCATCGATAAGCGCGACCATATCGCGGGCAACATCTACACCGAGAATGTGGAGGGCATCAATGTGCACCGCTACGGCGCGCATATCTTCCACACCAACAACAAGGCCGTGTGGCAGTATGTGAACCGGTTTGCAGAGTTCAACCGCTACACCAACAGCCCGGTGGCCAACTACCATGGTCAGATCTACAACCTGCCCTTCAACATGAACACCTTCAACAAGATGTGGGGTGTTGTGACCCCTGCCGAAGCCAAGGCCAAGATCGAAGAGCAGAAGGCTGCTGCGGGCATCACCGACCCGCAGAACCTGGAAGAGCAGGCCATCAGCCTTGTGGGCACCGATATCTACGAAAAGCTCATCAAGGGCTACACCGGCAAGCAGTGGGGACGTCCCTGCACCGAGCTGCCCGCCTTTATCATCAAGCGCCTGCCGGTGCGCTTTACCTACGACGACAACTACTTCAACGCCCTGTATCAGGGCATCCCCAATGGCGGCTACACCGCCATGGTGGAAAAGATGCTGGCTGATACCGAGGTGCGCCTGAACGTGGATTATCTGGCCGACAAGGCTGCGCTGGACGCACTGGCTGAGAAGGTGGTCTACACCGGCCCGGTGGATGCCTACTTTGGCTACCGTCTGGGTGCGCTGCAGTACCGCAGCGTCCGCTTTGAGACCGAGGTGCTGGACACCGACAACTATCAGGGCAACGCGGTGGTCAACTACACCGATGCCGAGACCCCCTATACCCGCATCATCGAGCACAAGCATTTCGAGTTCGGCACCCAGCCCAAGACCGTTATCAGCCGGGAGTATAGCGCCGAGTGGAAAAAAGGTGACGAGCCCTACTATCCCGTCAACGACGAGAAGAACGGCGCCCTGTATGCACAATACAAGGCGCTGGCCGATGCCGAGCCGGGCGTGATCTTCGGCGGCCGTCTGGGCGAGTACAAGTACTACGATATGGATAAGGTCATCGAGGTAGCGCTGGACGTGGCCGCAAAGGAGCTGGCGTAA
- a CDS encoding ribonuclease J — protein MAQTKENNPAPRAKAPAAPKAAAANGTAPAGEKRTRPTTRRPYYNRRPRRAQQPKEAATPIHIYPLGGLGEVGKNMTVYECNGDMIIVDCGLVFPDSEMFGVDMVIPDFTFVVQNKDKIKGLLITHGHEDHIGSIPYLLQKISLPVYGTRLTCGLIKNKLEEFGLAGKTKFVEIVPRQKIKLGCFTVEPIHVNHSIPDAVAFAIDSPAGTIIQTGDFKIDYTPLACGVTDLSTLSEYGQRGVLALLSDSTNAERPGFTATEQKVAAGVRSLFARARNKRIIIATFASNIYRVQQIIDLAVEDGRKVAFSGRSMVNNTAMAQELGYMHIPEGTLISVDELNQYPPEQVVLVTTGSQGEPLSALSRMASCSHRQVRVGPGDFIIISANPIPGNEKSVTKIVNGLLLLGAEVIYESMYDVHVSGHACQEEQKLMLTLTKPKYFLPVHGEYKQLKKHALTAASLGIPTSNILIAENGSNVILSQDEMKLGEPVTAGAVMVDGLGVGDVGNVVLRDRKHLSEDGLVIIVATVDSKTGKVLAGPDLVSRGFVYVRENESLMDGAQSIVENALERCVDEHVRDWNSVKTRVREALSSYIYRRTKRSPMILPILMEV, from the coding sequence ATGGCTCAAACAAAAGAAAATAACCCCGCACCCCGCGCAAAAGCCCCGGCAGCGCCCAAGGCAGCCGCCGCAAACGGCACTGCTCCCGCAGGGGAAAAGCGTACCCGTCCCACTACCCGCCGTCCCTACTATAACCGCCGCCCGCGCCGTGCGCAGCAGCCCAAGGAGGCGGCGACCCCCATCCATATCTACCCGCTGGGCGGTCTGGGCGAGGTCGGCAAGAACATGACCGTCTACGAGTGCAACGGCGACATGATTATCGTGGACTGCGGCTTGGTGTTCCCGGACAGCGAGATGTTCGGCGTGGACATGGTCATCCCGGACTTCACCTTTGTGGTGCAGAACAAGGACAAGATCAAGGGCCTGCTCATCACCCACGGTCACGAGGATCACATTGGCAGCATTCCCTATCTGCTGCAAAAGATCAGCCTGCCGGTGTACGGCACCCGCCTGACCTGCGGCCTGATCAAGAATAAGCTGGAGGAGTTCGGCCTTGCCGGCAAGACCAAGTTTGTGGAGATCGTGCCCCGGCAGAAGATCAAGCTGGGCTGCTTTACCGTGGAACCTATCCATGTGAACCACTCTATCCCGGATGCCGTGGCCTTTGCCATCGACAGCCCCGCTGGTACCATCATCCAGACCGGCGACTTTAAAATTGATTACACCCCGCTGGCCTGCGGCGTGACCGACCTGTCCACCCTGTCCGAGTACGGGCAGCGCGGTGTGCTGGCCTTGCTGAGCGACTCCACCAACGCGGAGCGCCCGGGCTTTACCGCTACCGAGCAGAAGGTGGCCGCCGGTGTGCGCAGCCTGTTTGCCCGCGCCCGCAATAAGCGCATTATCATTGCAACCTTTGCGTCCAACATCTACCGTGTGCAGCAGATCATTGATCTGGCCGTGGAGGATGGCCGCAAGGTGGCCTTCAGTGGCCGCAGCATGGTCAACAACACCGCCATGGCGCAGGAGCTGGGCTATATGCACATCCCGGAGGGCACTCTGATCAGCGTGGACGAGCTGAACCAGTACCCGCCGGAGCAGGTGGTGCTGGTGACCACCGGCAGTCAGGGCGAGCCCCTGAGCGCGCTGAGCCGCATGGCCTCCTGCAGCCACCGTCAGGTGCGGGTAGGCCCCGGTGACTTCATCATCATCTCCGCCAACCCCATCCCCGGCAACGAAAAGAGCGTGACCAAAATCGTCAACGGTCTGCTGCTGCTGGGCGCAGAGGTCATCTACGAGAGCATGTATGATGTGCACGTTTCCGGTCACGCCTGTCAGGAGGAGCAGAAGCTGATGCTCACCCTGACCAAACCCAAGTACTTCCTGCCCGTGCACGGCGAGTATAAGCAGCTGAAAAAGCACGCCCTCACCGCTGCAAGTCTGGGCATCCCCACCAGCAATATCCTCATTGCGGAAAACGGCTCCAACGTCATCCTCTCGCAGGACGAGATGAAGCTGGGCGAGCCGGTGACCGCCGGTGCCGTCATGGTGGACGGCCTTGGCGTGGGCGATGTGGGCAACGTGGTGCTGCGGGACCGCAAGCACCTCTCCGAGGATGGCCTTGTCATCATCGTGGCTACTGTGGACAGCAAGACCGGCAAGGTGCTTGCCGGACCGGATCTGGTAAGCCGGGGCTTTGTGTATGTGCGCGAGAACGAGAGCCTGATGGACGGTGCCCAGAGCATTGTGGAAAATGCACTGGAGCGCTGTGTGGATGAGCACGTCCGGGATTGGAACAGCGTAAAGACCCGTGTGCGTGAGGCACTGAGCAGCTATATCTACCGGCGCACCAAGCGCAGCCCGATGATCCTGCCGATCCTGATGGAGGTCTGA
- the rnhA gene encoding ribonuclease HI yields the protein MKQVEVYTDGACSGNPGPGGWGAVLRYRFDGKVYEKELSGGDASTTNNRMELTAFIEALRQLKEPCAVRLCSDSQYVINGLEKGWAKGWKRRGWKKADGSPALNPDLWAQALEQEARHKITYVWVKGHAGHPENERCDQLAVAQSKAHGGRQGT from the coding sequence ATGAAACAGGTAGAGGTGTACACAGATGGCGCTTGCAGCGGCAATCCCGGCCCGGGCGGCTGGGGTGCGGTGCTGCGCTACCGCTTTGACGGCAAGGTGTACGAAAAGGAACTGAGCGGCGGCGACGCCAGCACCACCAACAACCGCATGGAGCTGACAGCCTTTATCGAGGCGCTGCGCCAGCTCAAGGAGCCCTGCGCGGTGCGGCTGTGCTCTGACAGCCAGTATGTGATCAACGGGCTGGAAAAGGGCTGGGCCAAGGGCTGGAAGCGCCGGGGCTGGAAAAAAGCCGACGGCTCCCCTGCCCTGAACCCGGACTTATGGGCACAGGCGTTGGAGCAGGAGGCACGGCACAAGATCACCTACGTCTGGGTAAAGGGCCATGCAGGCCACCCGGAAAACGAACGCTGCGACCAGCTGGCCGTAGCACAAAGCAAAGCACATGGCGGGAGGCAAGGAACATGA
- the rplI gene encoding 50S ribosomal protein L9, translating to MKVILKQDIKGIGKKDEIHEVSDGYARNYLFPRKLAAVADASAVNMARGKEAAADFHEAENVAAAKALAAKIEGKTVAIKAKGGASGRLHGKVTGKEVAEALAALAGAPIDKKKIELETKDIKDAGVFNGKVRLYVGVVASFKIQVEVEQA from the coding sequence ATGAAAGTGATTCTGAAGCAGGATATCAAGGGCATCGGCAAGAAGGACGAGATCCACGAGGTCTCCGACGGCTACGCCCGCAACTACCTGTTCCCGCGCAAGCTGGCCGCTGTGGCGGATGCCAGCGCTGTGAACATGGCGCGCGGCAAGGAGGCTGCAGCCGATTTCCACGAAGCTGAGAACGTGGCAGCCGCCAAGGCTCTGGCTGCTAAGATCGAAGGCAAGACCGTGGCCATCAAGGCCAAGGGCGGCGCATCCGGCCGTCTGCACGGCAAGGTGACCGGCAAGGAAGTTGCCGAAGCACTGGCTGCGCTGGCAGGTGCACCCATCGACAAAAAGAAGATCGAGCTGGAGACCAAGGACATCAAGGATGCCGGCGTGTTCAACGGCAAGGTTCGTCTGTACGTTGGCGTCGTGGCTTCCTTCAAGATCCAGGTGGAAGTGGAACAGGCCTGA